One Euphorbia lathyris chromosome 1, ddEupLath1.1, whole genome shotgun sequence DNA segment encodes these proteins:
- the LOC136210506 gene encoding GRF1-interacting factor 2-like, translated as MQQQPQMMPMMPSYPPANITTEQIQKYLDENKKLIMAILDNQNLGKLAECAQYQAVLQKNLMYLAAIADAQPPTPTMPPQMAPHPAMQQGAYYMQHPQAAAAAAMAQQSGIFPPKMPLQFNNPHQIQDPQQLHQAALQGQMGMRPLGANNGMHPMHSEANLGGSGPSATGGSNDGRSGNKQDASETGGSGGDGQGNSGGDGAEDAK; from the exons ATGCAGCAGCAACCGCAGATGATGCCTATGATGCCTTCATATCCACCAGCAAACATAACCACTGAGCAAATCCAAAAG TATCTTgatgaaaataaaaagttgattaTGGCGATCTTGGATAATCAAAACCTTGGAAAACTCGCTGAATGTGCCCA GTATCAAGCCGTGCTGCAAAAGAATTTGATGTATTTAGCTGCGATTGCTGATGCACAACCACCGACACCGACCATGCCACCTCAG ATGGCCCCACATCCTGCGATGCAACAAGGAGCCTATTACATGCAACATCCTCAGgcggcagcagcagcagcaatgGCTCAGCAGTCTGGTATATTCCCTCCAAAGATGCCGTTACAATTCAATAATCCTCATCAAATACAGGACCCTCAGCAGTTACATCAAGCAGCCCTCCAAGGACAAATGGGAATGAGACCTTTGGGAGCCAATAATGGAATGCATCCCATGCATTCCGAGGCCAATCTTGGAGGCAGTGGGCCCTCTGCAACTGGGGGTTCTAATGATGGTCGTAGCGGAAACAAACAGGATGCCTCTGAGACAGGAGGATCAGGTGGTGATGGCCAAGGGAATTCTGGTGGTGATGGTGCTGAAGATGCAAAATGA